The DNA region TTCTGGGACACGAGGTCGCCGGTGAAGTCGTTGAGAAGGGAAAAGAGGTGAAGACCATCAAGGTCGGCGACTACATATCTGCTGAAACGCACATACCTGACAAGTCGTGTATCCAATGCCTAACAGGCCAAGAGCACATCTGCGCAAACCTCAAGATCCTGGGTGTTGACTGCGACGGAGCATTCGCAGAGTACTTCGCGGTGCCGGAATCCGTCTGCTGGATAAATGACAAGAGCATCCCTCCTGAGTTTGCCACAGTCCAGGAGCCGCTTGGAAACGCCACATATGCTACACTCGGCGAAGACAACGATATAGCTGGCAAAACCATGGCAATTATCGGCGATGGACCTATTGCTCTTTTCGCAGTGGGAGTCGCCCGAGTCTGCGGAGTGACCAGCATATTCCATATAGGAAAATATGATTTCAACATGGAAATCAGCAAGAAGATGGGCTCAGATTTCCGGCTCTATGCAAACAAGGAGGATGTCAACAGAATCGAGTTCATAAAGGATCATACCCATGGCTTCGGTGCCGACATAGTCCTGGACATGGCGGGAAGCCCCCAGGCACTCGATGAGGGATTCAAGTATCTAAGAAAAGGGGGCCGTTTCAGTGCGTTCGGGGTCGCATCTGAATCCCCTACCCCAATCGACTATAACAACGGAATCGTGTTCAAGGGCGCCCAAGTTCATGGGATAAGTGGCAGAAAGATGTTTGACACCTGGTTCAGAGTCAGAAATCTACTCGCGTCAAAGAGGCTGGACATAAGCCCGGTGATAACTCACATGTTTCTCTTGAAAGACTATGAGGAAGGCTTCAAGGAGATGATGACCCGGCCAAGAAAGTCGGCGAAAATAGTCCTGTTCCCGGACGAGGCCGAATTTGAAGCCGCGAAGAAAAGAGTCAAATAACCAATCAAGAAAGGAGGTAAGGGATCATGTTCAGGAAAATGAAGGACGACTTGAAAAAAGAGCTCGCCAGTATAAAGGAACAGGGACTCTGGAAGGATGAAAGGGTGATAATGACTCCTCAGGCTGCAGACATAAAGGTCAAGACCGGGGAGACGGTAATCAACTTCTGTGCGAATAACTACCTTGGCCTCTCCAGCCACCCGAAAGTCATCGAAGCTGCCCACAAGACACTTGATACATGGGGCTACGGAATGAGTTCTGTCCGTTTCATTTGTGGAACTCAGGATATCCACAAACAGCTGGAGCAGAAAATCGCCAAGTTCCTCGGAACAGAGGATTCTATCCTCTATGCCGCCTGCTTTGATGCCAACGGCGGGGTCTTTGAACCCTTGTTTGACAAAGAGTGCGCCATATTGACTGATGCTTTGAATCACGCCTCGGTCATTGACGGAATTAGACTGTGCAAGGCTCAGCGGTTTATCTTCAAGCATAACGACATGAAGGACCTGGAGGAGAAACTGAAGGAGGCACAGAGCGCCAAGTACAGGGTAATCGTAACCGACGGTGTCTTCAGCATGGACGGAGACATCGCAAAGCTGGACGAGATTGTCCCGCTTGCGGAGAAGTATGATGCTCTGACCATGATAGATGATGCCCATGCAACCGGTTTTGTGGGTAAGACAGGCAGGGGCAGTCCTGAATATCGCGGTGTGATGGGAAAGATAGACATAATCACAGGAACTATGGGTAAGGCCCTGGGAGGCGCATCAGGCGGCTTCACTTCCGGCAGGAAGGAAATCATCGATATGCTCAGACAGCGCTCTCGTCCTTACCTGTTCAGCAATACCGTGGCTCCAGCCGTGGTTGGCGCATCCATTGCTGTCCTCGATCTCTTGACTGAGACCACTGAACTAAGGGATAAGCTTGAGTGGAACACCAAATACTTCAGAGACAACATGACGAAAGCTGGTTTCCAGATAAGGCCTGGCGAGCATCCAATTGTCCCCATCATGCTGGGCGATGCGAAGCTGGCAAACGATATGGCACGCGACCTGCTCGATAAAGGGATATACGTTATTGGCTTTAGCTATCCTGTTGTCCCGAGGGGAGAGGCAAGAATCAGGGTTCAGCTATCGGCCGGCCATGAAAAGAAGCACCTGGACAAGGCCATAGAAGCGTTTACCAGTATAGGGAGAAAACACAAAGTCATAGCGTAATCCGGTTCAGGCACTCATCTCCCGAATTTTGCGTATCTGGTCCATCAGCGCATCAAGCAGTGAGGACTCCTTCACCTTTTTCCCTGGGGTCCCGTGTACGAAGACTACTCCCTCACCCTTGCCACCTGCTATGCCTACGTCTGCCTCGCGCGCCTCACCTGGACCATTCACCATGCAACCCATAACTGCAACCTTG from candidate division TA06 bacterium includes:
- the tdh gene encoding L-threonine 3-dehydrogenase (converts threonine and NAD to 1,2-amino-3-oxobutanoate and NADH; functions in threonine catabolism) gives rise to the protein MPAKMKAVVKTKPALGAEHKEVKSPQIAPDQVLVKVRATSICGTDVHIYKWDPWSDSRIGKKNLPQILGHEVAGEVVEKGKEVKTIKVGDYISAETHIPDKSCIQCLTGQEHICANLKILGVDCDGAFAEYFAVPESVCWINDKSIPPEFATVQEPLGNATYATLGEDNDIAGKTMAIIGDGPIALFAVGVARVCGVTSIFHIGKYDFNMEISKKMGSDFRLYANKEDVNRIEFIKDHTHGFGADIVLDMAGSPQALDEGFKYLRKGGRFSAFGVASESPTPIDYNNGIVFKGAQVHGISGRKMFDTWFRVRNLLASKRLDISPVITHMFLLKDYEEGFKEMMTRPRKSAKIVLFPDEAEFEAAKKRVK
- the kbl gene encoding glycine C-acetyltransferase — its product is MFRKMKDDLKKELASIKEQGLWKDERVIMTPQAADIKVKTGETVINFCANNYLGLSSHPKVIEAAHKTLDTWGYGMSSVRFICGTQDIHKQLEQKIAKFLGTEDSILYAACFDANGGVFEPLFDKECAILTDALNHASVIDGIRLCKAQRFIFKHNDMKDLEEKLKEAQSAKYRVIVTDGVFSMDGDIAKLDEIVPLAEKYDALTMIDDAHATGFVGKTGRGSPEYRGVMGKIDIITGTMGKALGGASGGFTSGRKEIIDMLRQRSRPYLFSNTVAPAVVGASIAVLDLLTETTELRDKLEWNTKYFRDNMTKAGFQIRPGEHPIVPIMLGDAKLANDMARDLLDKGIYVIGFSYPVVPRGEARIRVQLSAGHEKKHLDKAIEAFTSIGRKHKVIA